From Anopheles arabiensis isolate DONGOLA chromosome 3, AaraD3, whole genome shotgun sequence, a single genomic window includes:
- the LOC120904437 gene encoding uncharacterized protein LOC120904437 has translation MFAYLTIIAAVVALAHGQCTVNIRTQLNAREPLFLRNNQLWAPNGPSLQWNAGETTLIACPGNTIQNTGTVTANIQCVSGTTFNLAGSNVNIADVSCTARSTGSHQTTGQSCGSGGTLLNLGFDVPGVGFVTYIQSCYNMQTASVIYTRHIIPGAAISHSISESYRPSFKTAGTASHVQPATSYTTAQQAIRFAQLLGSQAQADRFITSSSYLSRGHLSPDADGIFRPWQWATYFYVNVAPQWQATNAGNWLVVENAARNIAGRLNEDVLIFNGAHDILTLPHVNGQQVPITLEAGGIQAPKWYWKIIKSPRTNAAIALVNNNDPFRTSMPAGEMLCQDVCGQYGWGNANYGNFARGFTYCCTVADLRRAIPSIPAEADAANVLRF, from the exons TCGCATTAGCCCATGGAC AGTGTACTGTCAACATCCGGACGCAGCTGAACGCACGGGAACCATTGTTCCTGCGCAACAATCAGCTGTGGGCACCGAACGGACCATCGCTACAGTGGAATGCCGGCGAGACGACACTGATCGCCTGTCCGGGCAACACGATCCAGAATA CTGGAACTGTTACTGCCAACATTCAGTGCGTCTCTGGAACGACGTTCAACCTGGCTGGATCGAATGTGAACATTGCCGATGTGTCCTGCACTGCCCGTTCGACGGGATCGCATCAAACTACGGGCCAGAGCTGTGGCAGCGGAGGCACTCTGCTAAACCTTGGCTTCGATGTACCCGGCGTGGGCTTTGTGACGTACATTCAGTCGTGCTACAACATGCAGACAGCCTCCGTGATTTACACTCGCCATATCATCCCTGGAGCGGCTATTAGCC ATAGCATCAGCGAGTCTTATCGTCCCTCGTTCAAGACTGCCGGTACTGCTTCGCATGTCCAGCCGGCCACCTCGTACACCACCGCTCAGCAGGCGATCCGCTTTGCTCAGCTGCTAGGCTCGCAGGCTCAGGCCGATCGGTTCATCACCTCCAGCTCGTACCTGTCCCGTGGCCATCTGTCGCCCGATGCGGACGGTATCTTCCGGCCGTGGCAGTGGGCAACCTACTTCTACGTCAACGTCGCGCCACAGTGGCAGGCTACGAATGCCGGCAACTGGCTGGTCGTTGAGAACGCCGCCCGCAACATTGCCGGCCGACTGAACGAGGACGTGCTGATCTTCAACGGAGCGCACGATATTCTGACCCTGCCGCACGTCAATGGCCAGCAGGTTCCCATCACGCTGGAGGCGGGAGGCATTCAAGCGCCCAAGTGGTACTGGAAGATTATCAAATCGCCACGCACGAATGCGGCGATTGCGCTGGTCAACAATAACGATCCGTTCCGCACGAGCATGCCGGCCGGTGAGATGCTGTGCCAGGACGTGTGCGGCCAGTATGGATGGGGCAATGCGAACTATGGTAACTTTGCGCGTGGCTTCACCTACTGCTGCACGGTGGCGGATCTGCGCCGTGCCATTCCCAGCATTCCGGCCGAAGCGGACGCGGCCAATGTGTTGCGTTTTTAA